A stretch of the Thermodesulfobium sp. 4217-1 genome encodes the following:
- a CDS encoding endonuclease V translates to MVDYNFFYQEAIKLELMSIPEAKQFQNDLRNKLDFCSFDVSDDLKILALDVSYKNNFAKASAVVFDLKENAILQTSISRCAVRFPYISGFLAFREVKPLFAALRDITIDFDVIMVDGQGIAHPRRAGLACHIGYILKKPTFGCAKSRLFGKEMGELGPKKGSFAALVDKGET, encoded by the coding sequence ATGGTAGATTATAATTTTTTCTATCAGGAAGCGATCAAGCTTGAGCTTATGTCGATTCCTGAGGCAAAGCAATTTCAAAACGATTTAAGGAATAAATTAGATTTCTGTAGCTTTGATGTTTCAGACGATCTAAAAATTCTTGCTTTAGACGTCTCCTATAAAAACAACTTTGCCAAAGCAAGCGCTGTAGTTTTTGATCTTAAAGAAAATGCCATTCTTCAAACAAGCATTTCAAGATGCGCCGTAAGGTTTCCATATATTTCAGGTTTTCTTGCTTTTAGAGAAGTCAAGCCCTTATTTGCTGCGTTGAGAGATATTACGATAGATTTTGATGTGATAATGGTTGACGGCCAGGGGATAGCCCATCCAAGAAGGGCTGGCCTTGCATGCCATATTGGTTATATTCTAAAGAAACCAACCTTTGGATGTGCTAAGTCAAGGCTCTTTGGTAAAGAGATGGGTGAACTTGGACCCAAAAAGGGCAGTTTTGCCGCCCTTGTCGACAAAGGAGAAACCAT